The genomic stretch CAAGGTAAGGAGGAGAGATCTCTTATGTTGAAgatcaaactcaacaaaagcGGTCAAAGACCAATTAACCTAGGTGAGCAGTGTCCAATCCCCCTTCAAAGCATTATGTCCTATGTTCAAAAGAAAACTCCCATATCTTAGCAAATATTAGCTTTCTGAAGGGCTGAAATCTGCTGCTGATTATCAGACAACTTCCTTTTCCTCTGTCAAAAATATCACTACTAAGACTAGTGTCAATGTGGAGGAAAAAAGATAATGTGATGAAAGAACCAAACCGTCTACATCTACATAAACAGAAATACATTTGTACCCGTCTTCAGCAAAACTCTCATCCTCATGTTCAGAATCAAAGCACATTGGTTGCCCTCCAACATCATAAAGAGGATCACCTGATAATTTACAAAAGCATGGTCAAACTTGTGCAATTAGATAGCTTAAACATTAGCTCCTTTAACTTCTGTACATATCAAATTAGCAACACTAAACCATAATAAACACTCTGAAGAGAAAAAGGGCTTTCATTCCCATATTTATTGCCTCATGAATCTTGACAAGGATGTAGACTTCCTTCTAAaacacagtaaaaaaaaatatcaatgctAAGGTTTACCCAGCAAAGGATGCCCTATGAAAGAAAGATGAATGCGAATTTGGTGTGGCCGTCCTGATTCAATCTCGACCTGTTAAAACATATTAACAAGTACTTAAAGTTCAGCAAAGTTAAATGATGTTCCATATGCAGTTTATTACAAAGAGTGCCTTCCCTAAATTTCTTCAGGTGTTGAATCACGGAAAGTTACTACATATGTGCATTAAGATTAATTCAAAATGTACAAAGTGAAGCATACAGGTACCTGGACTAATGTTTGGTTTAGTTGTGAATCTCTTTCCAGGACTTCAACTTTGCTCAAAGCTGGTTTACCTGGCTTGACCAATAGCAAGACATAAACAGGAGCAGAAAtacatttgaaatataaaaggaTGATTTTCACTACAAAGAGTGGAATTACAATCACAGAAACATGGTGAAAATTACTGAGACTTGAAAACATATCTATACAATTTCTATATACTTTTGAATTTTGTATAGTAACTAGAAATACTTCAGAGGGAAAACAAATCAGAGAAAATTTAATAaggaaaaaatttgatgaaccTGAGGGTGAAGCAACATACAGCCCTTTGGCCACTCCAGGGTAACGCATTGTTCCAATTGGCTGTTTGATGATAATCTACAATGCAAACAAGATCCTTATCATGTGAAGTTGTTTGCCGGGAGTGGTGAAATTTGACAGATGATTCTTCAAGTTTTCAgtattataaatacaaaatgagTTTTCAGCATTATTGACACAAAACAATCAGTGCCAACCAGAGGAGAAATCACAGCATAACCTGGAGTGTACAAATGCTACAAACAGAAAAGGAAGCAAAAGGCAGTGGCTGAGCCAAGGTGTTACCTTATCCTGATTCAGTATCCCGTTCACCAGTGCTCGGTATATCTTTGAAATCTTCCTCGTTTTGCTCTGCTCCATGTTGGCATTGCTATAGATGAAGGAATCAAATACGTTTTATCAGCGAAACATATTATGATAAGAAGGCGTGATGAACAATACTTAAAAAAGACTTTCACACAAACAGAAAGCTAGTAAGATGCAtggtttaaaagaaaaaaaacaattgttccTTCAATTGCTCAAAGTTGTCAATCAGTTGCTGGTCTAGTGAACCGTCTAAGAAATCAATTGGATGCAGTTGCTCTAAATTCTGTATACAGAGATTAAGAGTGACAAAATGGTTATTTGGCTGAATCCAGTCAGCTGGATAGGTACAGTAAATAATAGCTTCATCATGTTTTTAGAGGATTGAAAGTCTCTTCCAATTCGTCTATGTCCACCTaaagaaatcacaaaaaaaaaaaaaaaaaaacagtaacctGCTGCATTGGAAGCATTTAGCCTAGGGGAGTCCATTTCTTTCTTCGTTGCATCTTTCTCTTATATGTGAACATAGAACATAAAAGCTAGACAGGACAAGAAATAATCTTACGTCCAAAGTTTCATCCTCTTTTCAATTGACAATTCATATGTACTAAAACTAATAGTGATATCTTAATTTGGGTAAAACCAGATTTCAATTAGCCATGCAGAAAATTTCTTATTGTTCGAACAGATGCTGAACCAGATAAGGAAGTTAATCTATGGCCACAGAAATAATAGGCACCTTGTAACTGACAGCCCCaaagaaatatgaaattttttaatgtaaagtcAAAATTTTCATTGAGCAACAACTCTAGCTGGAAAAAGGCAAGATGAAACTCTGTTGACCTGCTGTCTCCAATAAGGGATGTCCCATCAGCAAAATATGCAGCAAGGCTAGTTTTGGCTACCTTTGTCTTTGCGCAAAGTAGGATTCCTATAACTCAATTAGTAAGTGATCATCAACTCATAGAAAACTTCACAAGAAGAGCTGGTGTATTCCCAGTtactttattaaaatcaaaagagcAGAGTTCAAAAGTGAAAGTTGTCAAGtagaaagaagaataaaatgcTGGATATTACTTgtgcaaaataaaaacaagaagcagTCATCATTTAACATCAATTTCTGGTTTACAACCATGACATTTAACTGTCACGCTATTATATCAAGAATTGTTTATTCAGTTAAACCATGAAATTCACTAAAAGCTGCAATAAacagaagaaaattaaagtcaGATCTTTACTTCTCAGCATCTCTTATTTTCATACCAATGAAAATTAGTTGTGTAAAGTAGTTCTCATTAGCGTGCTTCCTCCTCACTGATTAATGAAGTTTGAGAAGGAGTGCAGTTATCATTTTGCACATTTCCAAAATTTAGCCAGCCGTAAGCGGAGAAATAAAGTTATGGTCATTTATTCAGCACCAGCACACGCTGTTTAGCTAACCTGATGTACCCCTTCCCAGGCGATGAACCGGAACAGGATGTGATCCTTGGATTGCTAGGGAAGAGCTGCCCTTGCTTGCCCTCCACTGGAGTTGCATTAAAACAGTGCGTTGCTGGAAAAGCCCTCCAGGTAAAACTTGAAGACCAGGTGGCTTGTTCAAAGCAATCTGAACATTTAAGCATTGTTCCAAAAAAATCAGCCAAacataaacacacaaaaaacacCTATAACCAAAAGTAATCAATACCCACTGTATGTAAAACATTTACcatgtcatcatcttcatataAAACTTGAAGCAAGTACGGAGCATCGGGCTCTCTCCATGGAAGCCTATGATAGACCAATTCCATACCATCCCTaaacaaaatttcatttttttcccgaCAATCATAATCTCTTCccacaccaaaaacaaaatgtgCTAGCACAAAGTaaccacattttaaaaaaaaagacaattggCTTTGAACACAAACCCACCTAAGGATTGCTTTGGGCTCTTTAACAACTTCACCATCGATTGTTATCTgcagccaaaaacaaaaacccgtCTCGAATAATTACTCAATGGTCCATTACATTGccaaaaaaatgtgaaaaattcaccatttctttgttttttgtggaGGGTGAACCTGTCCATTGTGTATCCTCTGCAACCAACTGTTTCAGTATCAGTAcgtaaacccaataaaaaaataatcaaaagcaaACAGATTTCTTGAGAGAGAATTGATTACCCTTGTAAGGGAGCAGAATTCTTGTGCTTGGAAGAGTAGAAGTGTATCAGAGTCAATCCTgtagttaaataattaattattgattagcAGAGATGAGTAgtgaatgaataaaaataaaatagaaattaatagctaaaaaaaataaagagaggacCAGAATCGGAGGAGGTGGAGACGGCGTCGTTGTAGAACAAGCCGTCGTTAAGATCAGGCCAAGGTGACCCGAAAGAACAAAGCGGTGATGTGCTGTTGTTGCTGCACAACATTTCTTTCTGTACGGTCTGTTTCAGT from Populus alba chromosome 8, ASM523922v2, whole genome shotgun sequence encodes the following:
- the LOC118052441 gene encoding RNA pseudouridine synthase 5 isoform X4, translated to MLCSNNSTSPLCSFGSPWPDLNDGLFYNDAVSTSSDSGLTLIHFYSSKHKNSAPLQGWLQRIHNGQITIDGEVVKEPKAILRDGMELVYHRLPWREPDAPYLLQVLYEDDDMIALNKPPGLQVLPGGLFQQRTVLMQLQWRASKGSSSLAIQGSHPVPVHRLGRGTSGILLCAKTKVAKTSLAAYFADGTSLIGDSSNANMEQSKTRKISKIYRALVNGILNQDKIIIKQPIGTMRYPGVAKGLYVASPSGKPALSKVEVLERDSQLNQTLVQVEIESGRPHQIRIHLSFIGHPLLGDPLYDVGGQPMCFDSEHEDESFAEDGR
- the LOC118052441 gene encoding RNA pseudouridine synthase 5 isoform X2: MLCSNNSTSPLCSFGSPWPDLNDGLFYNDAVSTSSDSGLTLIHFYSSKHKNSAPLQGWLQRIHNGQITIDGEVVKEPKAILRDGMELVYHRLPWREPDAPYLLQVLYEDDDMIALNKPPGLQVLPGGLFQQRTVLMQLQWRASKGSSSLAIQGSHPVPVHRLGRGTSGILLCAKTKVAKTSLAAYFADGTSLIGDSSNANMEQSKTRKISKIYRALVNGILNQDKIIIKQPIGTMRYPGVAKGLYVASPSGKPALSKVEVLERDSQLNQTLVQVEIESGRPHQIRIHLSFIGHPLLGDPLYDVGGQPMCFDSEHEDESFAEDGGYERPAKPVPGDCGYYLHAHQLVLSHPTKNEVIKITAPLPSILRTQAETEELM
- the LOC118052441 gene encoding RNA pseudouridine synthase 5 isoform X1, coding for MLCSNNSTSPLCSFGSPWPDLNDGLFYNDAVSTSSDSGLTLIHFYSSKHKNSAPLQGWLQRIHNGQITIDGEVVKEPKAILRDGMELVYHRLPWREPDAPYLLQVLYEDDDMIALNKPPGLQVLPGGLFQQRTVLMQLQWRASKGSSSLAIQGSHPVPVHRLGRGTSGILLCAKTKVAKTSLAAYFADGTSLIGDSSNANMEQSKTRKISKIYRALVNGILNQDKIIIKQPIGTMRYPGVAKGLYVASPSGKPALSKVEVLERDSQLNQTLVQVEIESGRPHQIRIHLSFIGHPLLGDPLYDVGGQPMCFDSEHEDESFAEDGGYERPAKPVPGDCGYYLHAHQLVLSHPTKNEQVIKITAPLPSILRTQAETEELM
- the LOC118052441 gene encoding RNA pseudouridine synthase 5 isoform X3, whose amino-acid sequence is MLCSNNSTSPLCSFGSPWPDLNDGLFYNDAVSTSSDSGLTLIHFYSSKHKNSAPLQGWLQRIHNGQITIDGEVVKEPKAILRDGMELVYHRLPWREPDAPYLLQVLYEDDDMIALNKPPGLQVLPGGLFQQRTVLMQLQWRASKGSSSLAIQGSHPVPVHRLGRGTSGILLCAKTKVAKTSLAAYFADGTSLIGDSSNANMEQSKTRKISKIYRALVNGILNQDKIIIKQPIGTMRYPGVAKGLYVASPSGKPALSKVEVLERDSQLNQTLVQVEIESGRPHQIRIHLSFIGHPLLGDPLYDVGGQPMCFDSEHEDESFAEDGGYERPAKPVPGDCGYYLHAHQLVLSHPTKNEVGIQ
- the LOC118052441 gene encoding RNA pseudouridine synthase 5 isoform X5, producing the protein MLCSNNSTSPLCSFGSPWPDLNDGLFYNDAVSTSSDSGLTLIHFYSSKHKNSAPLQGWLQRIHNGQITIDGEVVKEPKAILRDGMELVYHRLPWREPDAPYLLQVLYEDDDMIALNKPPGLQVLPGGLFQQRTVLMQLQWRASKGSSSLAIQGSHPVPVHRLGRGTSGILLCAKTKVAKTSLAAYFADGTSLIGDSSNANMEQSKTRKISKIYRALVNGILNQDKIIIKQPIGTMRYPGVAKGLYVASPSGKPALSKVEVLERDSQLNQTLVQVEIESGRPHQIRIHLSFIGHPLLGDPLYDVGGQPMCFDSEHEDESFAEDG
- the LOC118052441 gene encoding RNA pseudouridine synthase 5 isoform X6 — its product is MITIDGEVVKEPKAILRDGMELVYHRLPWREPDAPYLLQVLYEDDDMIALNKPPGLQVLPGGLFQQRTVLMQLQWRASKGSSSLAIQGSHPVPVHRLGRGTSGILLCAKTKVAKTSLAAYFADGTSLIGDSSNANMEQSKTRKISKIYRALVNGILNQDKIIIKQPIGTMRYPGVAKGLYVASPSGKPALSKVEVLERDSQLNQTLVQVEIESGRPHQIRIHLSFIGHPLLGDPLYDVGGQPMCFDSEHEDESFAEDGGYERPAKPVPGDCGYYLHAHQLVLSHPTKNEQVIKITAPLPSILRTQAETEELM